The Solea senegalensis isolate Sse05_10M linkage group LG4, IFAPA_SoseM_1, whole genome shotgun sequence genome includes a region encoding these proteins:
- the shisa4 gene encoding protein shisa-4, whose product MGMVLPAANASLAAVTLSLLAFVLCSSPVSGNEDCLWYVDKNGTWHNGFDCPLITFCCGNCQRRYCCLDAFKMITEREQKRCMLFQFSPTTLAGIASSVLLFVAVIATMVCCFMCSCCYLYQRRQQRGRTPYDAQQIPMASYPSEPMYDAYGKPLGPHEYPHAGYPMHSQYPGMPPQYPVMHPGPYPPHPMDPAYSQAPPPYSPPQYPGH is encoded by the exons ATGGGGATGGTCTTGCCAGCGGCAAACGCGTCCCTCGCCGCGGTGACTTTGTCGCTGCTCGCCTTCGTGCTCTGCTCCTCTCCCG TAAGTGGGAATGAGGACTGTCTTTGGTACGTGGACAAAAATGGCACCTGGCACAACGGCTTCGACTGCCCTCTCATCACATTCTGCTGTGGGAACTGTCAGCGGCGTTACTGCTGCCTGGACGCTTTCAAGATGATCACAGAGAGGGAGCAGAAGCGCTGTATGCTCTTCCAGTTCAG cccGACCACTTTAGCAGGCAttgcctcctctgtcctcctgtttGTGGCAGTCATTGCCACCATGGTCTGCTGCTTCATGTGCTCGTGCTGTTACCTCTACCAGAGACGGCAGCAGAGGGGAAGAACACCTTATGATG CCCAACAGATCCCCATGGCCAGCTACCCATCGGAGCCTATGTACGACGCTTATGGAAAGCCACTGGGACCCCACGAGTATCCACATGCAGGTTATCCCATGCACTCCCAGTATCCTGGCATGCCCCCACAGTATCCAGTGATGCATCCTGGACCGTATCCACCTCATCCAATGGATCCAGCATACAGCCAGG CTCCTCCACCTTACTCTCCACCACAGTATCCTGGTCACTGA
- the LOC122768479 gene encoding transcription factor HES-5-like — protein MKPAEIRFSLQRPLQHTDPDMAPTITAALTNSQEHLTLTHKLRKPQVEKLRRERINSSIEQLKSLLGPEFLKQQPDSKLEKADILEMTVCVLRRLQQQNRAVDSAAVNRGYSRCVQEVAHFLSSEEVKTQSQRRLMMENFNKLQSSSYKNLTEVDFSALRSTVQTSIIKDKSPANSAPWRPW, from the exons ATGAAGCCAGCAGAGATCAGATTCTCTCTACAGAGACCTCTACAGCACACAGATCCAGACATGGCACCTACaatcactgcagctctgaccaACTCTCAGGAACATCTGACTCTGACTCACAAG CTCAGAAAACCTCAGGTGGAGAAGTTACGCAGAGAGAGAATCAACAGCAGCATTGAGCAGCTCAAGTCTCTCCTGGGTCCAGAGTTCCTCAAACAGCAGCCAGACTCCAAGCTGGAGAAAGCAGACATCCTGGAGATGACAGTCTGTGTCCTGAGGCGGCTTCAGCAGCAGAATCGAGCTGTGGACTCAGCTGCTGTTAATCGGGGCTACTCCAGGTGTGTCCAGGAGGTGGcacacttcctgtccagtgaGGAGGTGAAGACACAGTCCCAGAGAAGACTGATGATGGAGAACTTCAACAAGCTGCAGTCTTCCTCTTATAAGAACCTGACAGAGGTTGACTTCTCTGCTCTGCGCTCCACAGTCCAGACCAGCATCATTAAAGACAAGAGTCCAGccaacagcgccccctggaggCCGTGGTAG